One Massilia sp. 9096 genomic window carries:
- a CDS encoding GlxA family transcriptional regulator: MTPLSSTRADLSRLALEAPLRVLLVNAGEPDSLTWSGLVQPLRLAAKVLGPERLHVDVRSPDKFAGEARHHWHLVLLVADEAEAGLRPANMRALAGHCRNAPCWGGVGAGVLWLAETGAFNGVRTALPWSLYPEAEAIADQALFSPHLYEIDRTRLTCCGGAASIDFALTLVGLLFDATVQAQVKEVLCVDRVRGPEERQRVALQARFGTLQPKLSEAVTLMEANIEEPLSTDDIAQLAGVSRRQLERLFKQYLGSLPSRYYLELRLQRARQLLRDTNHSIVQVGLMCGFSSGSHFSTAFGALFGNTPREERQRKLGQ, translated from the coding sequence ATGACGCCGCTGTCATCGACCCGCGCCGACCTGTCCCGCCTCGCGCTGGAGGCGCCGCTACGCGTGCTGCTGGTGAACGCCGGCGAGCCCGACTCGCTGACCTGGTCCGGCCTGGTCCAGCCGCTGCGCCTGGCGGCCAAGGTGCTCGGGCCGGAGCGCCTGCACGTCGACGTGCGCAGCCCCGACAAATTTGCCGGCGAAGCGCGCCACCACTGGCACCTGGTGCTGCTGGTCGCCGACGAGGCCGAAGCCGGCCTGCGCCCGGCCAACATGCGCGCGCTGGCCGGCCACTGCCGCAACGCGCCGTGCTGGGGCGGGGTCGGCGCCGGCGTGCTGTGGCTGGCCGAGACCGGCGCCTTCAACGGCGTGCGCACCGCGCTGCCCTGGTCGCTGTACCCGGAGGCCGAGGCGATCGCCGACCAGGCCCTGTTCAGCCCGCACCTGTACGAGATCGACCGCACCCGCCTGACCTGCTGCGGCGGCGCCGCCAGCATCGACTTTGCCCTGACCCTGGTCGGCCTGCTGTTCGACGCCACGGTCCAGGCGCAGGTCAAGGAAGTGCTGTGCGTCGACCGCGTGCGCGGCCCCGAGGAGCGCCAGCGGGTGGCGCTGCAGGCCCGCTTCGGCACGCTGCAGCCCAAGCTGAGCGAGGCGGTGACGCTGATGGAGGCGAATATCGAGGAGCCGCTCTCGACCGACGACATCGCGCAGCTGGCCGGCGTCTCGCGGCGCCAGCTCGAGCGCCTGTTCAAGCAATACCTGGGCAGCCTGCCGTCGCGCTACTACCTCGAGCTGCGCCTGCAGCGCGCGCGCCAGCTGCTGCGCGACACCAACCACTCGATCGTGCAGGTGGGTCTGATGTGCGGGTTCTCGTCGGGCTCGCACTTTTCGACGGCGTTCGGGGCGCTGTTCGGGAATACGCCGCGCGAGGAGCGGCAGAGGAAACTGGGCCAGTAG
- a CDS encoding DMT family transporter has protein sequence MNQQLRGIAALVIVVLVWGTTFPAMKDLTATFTPVWIILTRFAIAALLLSPFLWRARPADLRSGMLLGVVLFFCYLFQVEGLALTSSNRNAFICGLNVLVVPLLGILQGRLPERRIVAALALAVAGLAALCWDGGAWGRGDTLALLSALSFGAYVKLMEVRTRMATRLMSVTAAQIATVGACAALWLLARELPLNGALGAGAAAYWHGVGHHLAHYWLNFAYLGVLCTATIISMQAWGQSRTSANEAAVIYSFEPGAAACFGYLWLGETMTARGWLGAALLIFGMIVSQWNTEGRPAAALAPE, from the coding sequence ATGAACCAGCAACTGCGCGGCATCGCCGCCCTCGTCATCGTCGTCCTCGTATGGGGCACCACCTTCCCGGCCATGAAAGACCTGACCGCGACGTTTACGCCGGTGTGGATCATCCTGACCCGCTTCGCCATCGCCGCGCTGCTGCTGTCGCCGTTCCTCTGGCGCGCGCGCCCGGCCGACCTGCGCTCGGGCATGCTGCTCGGCGTGGTGCTGTTCTTCTGCTACCTGTTCCAGGTCGAGGGCCTGGCCCTGACCAGTTCGAACCGCAACGCCTTCATCTGCGGCCTGAACGTGCTGGTGGTGCCGCTGCTGGGCATCCTGCAGGGCCGGCTGCCCGAGCGCCGCATCGTGGCCGCGCTGGCGCTGGCCGTCGCCGGCCTCGCGGCGCTGTGCTGGGATGGCGGCGCCTGGGGGCGCGGCGACACGCTGGCGCTGCTGTCCGCCTTGTCGTTCGGCGCCTACGTCAAGCTGATGGAAGTGCGCACGCGCATGGCGACGCGCCTGATGAGCGTGACCGCGGCGCAGATCGCCACCGTCGGCGCGTGCGCGGCGCTCTGGCTGCTGGCGCGCGAGCTTCCACTCAACGGCGCGCTGGGCGCCGGCGCGGCCGCGTACTGGCACGGCGTCGGCCATCATCTTGCGCACTACTGGCTCAACTTCGCCTACCTGGGCGTGCTGTGCACCGCGACCATCATCTCGATGCAGGCCTGGGGCCAGTCGCGCACCAGCGCCAACGAAGCCGCCGTGATCTATTCGTTCGAACCCGGCGCCGCGGCCTGCTTCGGCTACCTGTGGCTGGGCGAGACCATGACGGCGCGCGGCTGGCTCGGCGCGGCGCTGTTGATCTTCGGTATGATTGTCAGCCAATGGAATACCGAGGGCCGGCCCGCCGCCGCGCTCGCGCCCGAGTAG
- a CDS encoding HDOD domain-containing protein, with the protein MDRIAALKSIAAQAGRGDLTFPTNVEATLKLQRALSDPDCHVDEAARLVQTEPLLAARTVAIANSAAYNRTGHDVTNVRAAVQRVGFRALGALAAAVTVRQLAGSIQEPGLRAKADQLWKHSTHVAALSQVIARRVSNVDPDTAMFAGIVHEVGGFYVLSRAPEFPDLLEGGADEWLEFGETAVGRGVLLKLGVPAPVMGAIEALWNGMRALPPETLGDTLLLANDLSPVPSPLLERPGMAGLQTVATIDFTVGNGTLAGILLESEAEVRGLEAALA; encoded by the coding sequence ATGGACAGAATCGCCGCCCTCAAGAGCATCGCCGCGCAAGCCGGTCGCGGCGACCTGACCTTTCCCACGAACGTCGAAGCGACGCTCAAGCTGCAACGCGCGCTGAGCGATCCCGACTGCCACGTCGACGAGGCCGCGCGCCTGGTGCAGACCGAGCCGCTGCTGGCCGCGCGCACCGTCGCCATCGCCAACTCGGCCGCCTACAACCGCACCGGCCACGACGTCACCAACGTGCGCGCGGCGGTGCAGCGCGTCGGCTTTCGCGCGCTGGGTGCGCTGGCGGCCGCCGTCACCGTGCGCCAGCTGGCCGGCAGCATCCAGGAACCGGGCCTGCGCGCCAAGGCCGATCAGCTCTGGAAGCACTCGACCCACGTGGCGGCGCTGTCGCAGGTGATCGCGCGGCGCGTGTCGAACGTCGATCCGGACACGGCGATGTTCGCCGGCATCGTGCACGAAGTCGGCGGCTTTTACGTGCTGTCGCGCGCGCCCGAGTTTCCGGACCTGCTGGAAGGCGGCGCCGACGAGTGGCTCGAGTTCGGAGAAACCGCGGTCGGCCGCGGCGTGCTGCTCAAGCTGGGCGTACCGGCGCCGGTGATGGGCGCGATCGAAGCGCTCTGGAACGGCATGCGGGCCCTGCCGCCGGAAACCCTGGGCGACACGCTGCTGCTGGCGAACGACCTGTCGCCGGTGCCCTCGCCGCTGCTGGAACGGCCGGGCATGGCCGGGCTGCAGACGGTTGCGACGATCGACTTCACGGTCGGCAATGGCACCCTGGCCGGCATCCTGCTCGAATCCGAAGCCGAAGTCCGCGGCCTGGAAGCGGCGCTGGCCTGA
- the secF gene encoding protein translocase subunit SecF has product MEFFKIKRDIPFMRNALIFNAISALTFVAAVFFLVTKGLHFSVEFTGGTVMELRYPHAADQEKIRAGLTQLGYAQPEVTSFGTANDVLLRLPVRKGKTDVAASNVVFNTLCAGEGGTSKQVQLIGAKGEPVAHTSCVNAAGSELVGLQRVDSVGAQVGDELATNGLNALIMVVIGVMIYLAVRFEWKFAVAAIIANLHDVVIILGFFAFFQWEFSLTVLAAILAVLGYSVNESVVIFDRIRETFRKERKLSVTQVIDHAITSTISRTIITHGCTEMMVLSMLFFGGEALHYFAIALTIGILFGIYSSVFVAAAIAMWLGVKREDLVKPVKERDDTGGAVV; this is encoded by the coding sequence ATGGAATTTTTCAAGATCAAACGGGACATCCCGTTCATGCGCAACGCGTTGATTTTCAATGCGATCTCGGCGCTGACCTTCGTTGCTGCGGTATTTTTCCTGGTGACCAAGGGCCTGCACTTCTCGGTCGAGTTCACCGGCGGCACCGTGATGGAGCTGCGTTACCCGCATGCTGCCGACCAGGAAAAGATCCGCGCCGGCTTGACCCAGCTGGGTTACGCGCAGCCTGAGGTGACCAGCTTCGGCACCGCCAACGATGTGCTGCTGCGCCTGCCGGTGCGCAAGGGCAAGACCGACGTGGCCGCGTCGAACGTCGTGTTCAACACGCTGTGCGCGGGCGAGGGCGGTACGTCCAAGCAGGTCCAGCTGATCGGCGCCAAGGGCGAACCGGTTGCGCATACCAGCTGCGTGAATGCCGCAGGCAGCGAGCTGGTCGGCCTGCAGCGTGTCGACTCGGTCGGCGCCCAGGTCGGCGACGAGCTGGCGACCAACGGCTTGAACGCACTGATCATGGTCGTGATCGGCGTGATGATCTACCTGGCCGTGCGCTTCGAATGGAAATTCGCGGTGGCGGCGATCATCGCCAACCTGCACGACGTCGTGATCATCCTCGGCTTCTTCGCCTTCTTCCAGTGGGAATTCTCGCTGACCGTGCTGGCCGCGATCCTGGCGGTGCTGGGTTACTCGGTCAACGAATCGGTCGTGATCTTCGACCGGATCCGCGAAACCTTCCGCAAGGAGCGCAAGCTGTCCGTGACCCAGGTCATCGACCATGCGATCACCAGCACGATCTCGCGCACGATCATCACCCACGGCTGTACCGAGATGATGGTGCTGTCGATGCTGTTCTTCGGCGGCGAGGCGCTGCACTACTTCGCCATCGCGCTGACCATCGGTATCCTGTTCGGTATCTACTCGTCGGTGTTCGTGGCGGCGGCGATCGCCATGTGGCTGGGCGTGAAGCGCGAAGACCTGGTCAAGCCGGTCAAGGAACGCGACGACACCGGCGGCGCCGTGGTCTAA
- the secD gene encoding protein translocase subunit SecD — protein MNRYPIWKYALILVTVLLGLLYTAPNYFVDSPALQITTGKQTVHITSATTTQVADALTREGIAAEDVVLESAGDSSAVRARFKTPDAQFKAKAALERDLNRDPTDPDYIVTVNLAKNTPLWMQKLGAQPMNLGLDLRGGVHFMLQVNTKETLDTRMKAIQSSARSLLREQNVRHAGIDRVGDHLEIRFRDEATRTQARSVLANANADLQFQDAADGTDQKLVVSLKPAALQRVIEEGVKQNISTLGKRINELGVTEPVIQQQGADRIVVELPGVQDVAHAKDIIGRTATLEFRAVDESITRGTELNATIPLNSELFTQGEGVPVVVSKDVIAAGGSVVGATAGFDQNQHPDVNIELNDEGGRKMRAFTRENVGKHMATLLKEKGKYTVLQVATIQGEFGKNFQTTGNFTPQQAAELALLLKSGALSAPMEFVEERVVGPQLGAENIARGLHSTVWGFVAIAIFMVIYYQLFGFFSVVALACNLLFLLAILSTLHATLTLPGIAAIALALGMAIDANVLINERIREELRSGNTPQAAIAAGFDRAWATILDSNVTTLIVGLALLVFGSGPVRGFAIVHCLGILTSMFSAVFVSRGVVNLWYGRKKKLGKIAIGTVWTPGVTATAGAGAKRAGLKK, from the coding sequence ATGAACCGCTATCCCATCTGGAAATACGCACTGATCCTGGTGACGGTGCTGCTTGGCCTGTTGTACACGGCGCCCAACTATTTCGTGGATTCGCCGGCGCTGCAGATCACCACCGGCAAGCAGACCGTCCATATCACCAGCGCCACCACCACCCAGGTCGCCGATGCGCTCACGCGTGAAGGCATCGCCGCCGAAGACGTCGTGCTGGAAAGCGCCGGCGACAGCAGCGCCGTGCGCGCGCGCTTCAAGACGCCGGACGCCCAGTTCAAGGCCAAGGCCGCGCTCGAGCGCGACCTGAACCGCGACCCGACCGATCCCGACTACATCGTCACCGTCAACCTGGCGAAAAACACCCCGCTGTGGATGCAGAAGCTGGGCGCCCAGCCGATGAACCTGGGCCTGGACCTGCGCGGCGGCGTGCACTTCATGCTGCAGGTGAATACCAAGGAGACGCTGGACACCCGCATGAAGGCGATCCAGTCGTCCGCGCGCAGCCTGCTGCGCGAGCAGAACGTGCGCCACGCCGGCATCGACCGCGTCGGCGACCATCTCGAGATCCGCTTCCGCGACGAAGCCACGCGCACGCAGGCGCGCAGCGTGCTCGCCAACGCCAACGCCGACCTGCAGTTCCAGGACGCCGCCGACGGTACCGACCAGAAGCTGGTCGTCAGCCTCAAGCCGGCCGCGCTGCAGCGCGTGATCGAAGAGGGCGTCAAGCAGAACATCTCGACTCTCGGCAAGCGCATCAACGAACTGGGTGTGACCGAACCGGTCATCCAGCAGCAGGGCGCCGACCGCATCGTGGTCGAGCTGCCGGGCGTGCAGGACGTGGCCCATGCGAAGGACATCATCGGCCGCACCGCGACCCTGGAATTCCGCGCGGTCGACGAGTCCATCACCCGCGGCACCGAACTGAACGCCACGATCCCGCTGAACTCGGAACTGTTCACCCAGGGCGAGGGCGTGCCGGTGGTGGTGTCGAAGGACGTCATCGCGGCCGGTGGTTCGGTCGTCGGCGCCACCGCCGGCTTCGACCAGAACCAGCACCCGGACGTGAACATCGAGCTGAACGACGAGGGCGGCCGCAAGATGCGCGCCTTCACCCGCGAGAACGTCGGCAAGCACATGGCGACCCTGCTGAAGGAAAAGGGCAAGTACACCGTGCTGCAGGTGGCGACCATCCAGGGCGAGTTCGGCAAGAACTTCCAGACCACCGGCAATTTCACGCCGCAGCAAGCAGCCGAACTGGCGCTGCTGCTGAAGTCGGGCGCGCTGTCGGCGCCGATGGAATTCGTCGAAGAGCGCGTGGTCGGCCCGCAGCTGGGCGCGGAAAACATCGCGCGCGGCCTGCACTCGACCGTGTGGGGCTTCGTCGCGATCGCGATCTTCATGGTGATCTACTACCAGCTGTTCGGCTTCTTCAGCGTGGTGGCGCTGGCCTGCAACCTGCTGTTCCTGCTGGCCATCCTGTCGACGCTGCACGCCACGCTGACGCTGCCGGGTATCGCCGCAATCGCGCTGGCGCTGGGTATGGCGATCGACGCCAACGTGCTGATCAACGAGCGCATCCGCGAAGAGCTGCGTAGCGGCAACACGCCGCAGGCGGCGATCGCGGCCGGTTTCGACCGCGCCTGGGCGACCATCCTGGACTCGAACGTGACGACCCTGATCGTCGGCCTGGCGCTGCTGGTGTTCGGCTCGGGCCCGGTACGCGGTTTCGCGATCGTGCACTGCCTGGGCATCCTGACGTCGATGTTCTCGGCGGTGTTCGTCTCGCGCGGCGTGGTCAACCTGTGGTACGGCCGCAAGAAGAAACTCGGCAAGATCGCCATCGGCACCGTGTGGACGCCCGGCGTCACCGCGACCGCGGGTGCCGGCGCCAAGCGCGCCGGCCTCAAGAAATAA
- the yajC gene encoding preprotein translocase subunit YajC, translating into MFFISNAYAQTADAAGNAGLLGSLTTFAPIIIMVVVMYFLMIRPQQKRQKELRTMMDALAKGDEVITVGGVLGRVTKVTDAYVTIEVSAGTELVVQKNAVTAVMPKGTLKSL; encoded by the coding sequence GTGTTCTTCATTTCCAACGCTTACGCGCAAACTGCCGACGCCGCCGGCAACGCCGGCCTGCTGGGCAGCCTGACTACGTTTGCACCGATCATCATCATGGTCGTGGTCATGTATTTCCTCATGATCCGTCCGCAGCAGAAGCGCCAGAAAGAACTCCGCACGATGATGGACGCGCTTGCCAAGGGCGACGAAGTGATCACCGTCGGCGGCGTGCTCGGCCGCGTGACCAAGGTGACCGACGCCTACGTGACCATCGAAGTCTCGGCCGGTACCGAACTCGTCGTGCAGAAGAACGCCGTCACGGCCGTGATGCCGAAGGGCACCCTGAAGTCACTGTAA
- the tgt gene encoding tRNA guanosine(34) transglycosylase Tgt, translated as MLEFTLLKKDTSGLSHARRGRLKLNHGTIETPIFMPVGTYGSVKAMDPIELKEVGSQIILGNTFHLWLRPGTEVMDKFGGLHGFMGWDKPILTDSGGFQVFSLGAMRKITEEGVKFASPIDGSRLFLSPEISMQIQRSLNSDIVMQFDECTPYEIDGRPATAEEAAKSMRMSLRWAQRSINEFNRGENPNALFGIVQGGMYERLRDESLAGLEEIDFPGLAIGGLSVGEPKEDMMRILEHVGPRLPENKPHYLMGVGTPEDLVAGVANGVDMFDCVMPTRNARNGWLFTRFGDLKIKNARYKDDTAPLDETCTCYCCKNFSRAYLHHLHRSKEILGARLNTIHNLHYYLNLMQEMRDAIDQDRFHAFRLQFNADRARGV; from the coding sequence CCTCAAGCTGAACCACGGCACCATCGAGACGCCGATCTTCATGCCGGTCGGGACCTATGGTTCGGTCAAGGCGATGGATCCGATCGAGCTCAAGGAAGTCGGTTCGCAGATCATCCTCGGCAATACCTTCCACCTGTGGCTGCGCCCGGGCACCGAGGTCATGGACAAGTTCGGCGGCCTGCACGGCTTCATGGGCTGGGACAAGCCGATCCTGACCGATTCCGGCGGCTTCCAGGTGTTTTCGCTCGGCGCGATGCGCAAGATCACGGAAGAGGGCGTCAAGTTCGCCTCGCCGATCGACGGTTCGCGCCTGTTCCTGTCGCCCGAGATCTCGATGCAGATCCAGCGCTCGCTCAATTCCGACATCGTGATGCAGTTCGACGAGTGCACGCCGTACGAAATCGACGGCCGTCCGGCCACCGCCGAAGAAGCGGCGAAATCGATGCGCATGTCGCTGCGCTGGGCCCAGCGCTCGATCAACGAGTTCAACCGCGGCGAGAACCCGAACGCGCTGTTCGGCATCGTCCAGGGCGGCATGTACGAGCGCCTGCGCGACGAATCGCTGGCGGGCCTGGAAGAGATCGACTTCCCGGGCCTGGCGATCGGCGGTTTGTCGGTCGGCGAGCCGAAAGAGGACATGATGCGCATCCTCGAGCACGTCGGTCCGCGCCTGCCGGAAAACAAGCCGCATTACCTGATGGGCGTCGGCACGCCGGAAGACCTGGTGGCGGGCGTGGCCAATGGCGTCGACATGTTCGACTGCGTGATGCCGACCCGCAACGCGCGCAACGGCTGGCTGTTCACCCGCTTCGGCGACCTGAAGATCAAGAACGCGCGCTATAAGGATGACACGGCGCCGCTGGACGAGACTTGCACTTGCTATTGCTGCAAGAATTTCTCGCGTGCTTACCTGCACCACCTGCACCGCTCGAAGGAAATCCTGGGCGCGCGCCTGAACACCATCCACAACCTGCATTACTACCTGAACCTGATGCAGGAAATGCGCGATGCGATCGATCAGGACCGCTTCCACGCATTCCGCCTCCAGTTCAACGCCGACCGCGCGCGCGGGGTCTGA